A part of Marinobacter psychrophilus genomic DNA contains:
- a CDS encoding enoyl-ACP reductase FabI, which translates to MGILSGKRALIVGVASKLSIAYGIAEAFAREGAELAFTYQNEKLQPRVEKFAAQWGSTLTFPCDVASDDEINNVFTELGKHWDNVDIIVHAVGFAPGHELDGNYVDVTTREGFRIAHDISSYSFVALAKGARGMMHEGSSLLTLSYLGAEKVLQNYNVMGLAKASLEANVRYMAASLGRDGIRVNGISAGPIRTLAASGIKSFRKMLAENARRAPLRRNVTTNEVGNAAAFLGSDLSSGITGEIMYVDAGFNITGMGELEDAEI; encoded by the coding sequence ATGGGAATTCTCAGTGGCAAAAGAGCCCTGATCGTTGGCGTTGCAAGCAAATTGTCGATTGCCTACGGCATCGCTGAAGCCTTCGCCCGCGAAGGCGCCGAACTGGCCTTCACTTACCAAAATGAAAAACTGCAGCCGCGGGTCGAGAAATTCGCCGCACAATGGGGCAGCACGCTCACCTTCCCTTGTGATGTTGCCAGTGATGACGAAATCAACAACGTGTTCACTGAACTTGGCAAGCACTGGGACAACGTCGACATCATCGTTCACGCCGTGGGTTTCGCCCCGGGCCACGAGCTTGACGGCAACTACGTCGACGTGACCACGCGTGAAGGTTTCCGCATTGCCCACGACATCAGCTCCTACAGCTTTGTAGCTCTGGCCAAAGGTGCTCGCGGCATGATGCACGAAGGCAGCTCACTGCTGACCCTGAGCTACCTGGGCGCAGAGAAAGTTCTGCAGAACTACAACGTTATGGGTTTGGCAAAAGCGTCCCTGGAAGCTAACGTACGCTACATGGCCGCCAGCCTGGGCCGCGACGGCATTCGCGTGAACGGTATCTCTGCCGGGCCGATCAGAACTCTGGCGGCGTCTGGCATCAAGAGCTTCCGCAAAATGTTGGCCGAAAATGCAAGGCGCGCCCCGCTGCGCCGCAACGTAACCACCAATGAAGTCGGCAACGCCGCGGCTTTCTTGGGTTCCGACCTGTCCAGCGGTATCACTGGCGAAATCATGTATGTCGATGCCGGTTTCAACATTACGGGTATGGGCGAACTGGAAGACGCAGAGATTTAA
- a CDS encoding ABC transporter permease — translation MATLTASFSKLTPIQKRRLANFRANRRGFWSLWVFLLLFGLALIAEVIANDSPLLVSYQGQLYAPVVQDVPEETFGGFLPTTADYRDPFIADEINAHGWMLWPPIRFSYNTINYNLDVPSPAPPSAENWLGTDDQGRDVAARVIYGFRISVLFGLILTLASCVVGVTVGALQGFYGGKVDLFGQRFIEIWSGLPVLYLLIILSGIVQPNFWWLLGIMLLFSWMGLVDVVRAEFLRARNFEYVKAARALGLDNRKIMFRHILPNAMVATLTFLPFILTGAITGLTSLDFLGFGLPSGSPSLGELIAQGKANLHAPWLGISAFVSLSVMLTLLVFVGEAVRDAFDPRKN, via the coding sequence GTGGCAACCTTGACCGCATCGTTCTCAAAGCTTACCCCCATACAGAAGCGCAGGCTCGCTAACTTCCGCGCCAATCGTCGCGGCTTTTGGTCGCTGTGGGTGTTTTTGCTGCTGTTCGGACTGGCTCTGATAGCAGAGGTCATTGCCAACGATTCGCCGCTGCTGGTGTCGTATCAGGGCCAGTTGTACGCCCCGGTTGTTCAGGATGTTCCAGAGGAAACTTTTGGCGGCTTTTTGCCCACCACTGCAGATTACCGCGACCCGTTTATCGCTGATGAAATAAACGCCCACGGCTGGATGCTGTGGCCACCCATTCGCTTCAGTTACAACACCATCAATTACAATCTGGACGTGCCTTCACCGGCGCCGCCCAGCGCCGAAAACTGGCTAGGCACAGACGATCAGGGCCGCGACGTTGCCGCCAGAGTTATTTACGGCTTTCGCATTTCCGTACTGTTCGGGCTGATTCTGACCCTGGCCAGCTGCGTTGTAGGCGTTACCGTAGGCGCACTGCAAGGTTTTTACGGCGGCAAAGTGGACCTGTTCGGCCAGCGTTTTATTGAAATCTGGTCCGGCCTTCCGGTGCTTTACTTGCTGATTATTCTGTCTGGCATTGTGCAGCCAAACTTCTGGTGGCTACTGGGTATTATGCTGCTGTTCAGCTGGATGGGGCTGGTAGATGTGGTGCGTGCCGAGTTTTTGCGCGCGCGTAATTTTGAATATGTGAAGGCGGCAAGGGCACTGGGGCTGGATAACCGGAAAATTATGTTCCGCCATATTTTGCCCAACGCCATGGTGGCCACTCTCACCTTTTTGCCGTTTATATTAACCGGCGCCATTACCGGACTGACCTCACTAGATTTTCTGGGTTTTGGTCTGCCTTCCGGTTCGCCGTCGTTGGGCGAACTGATTGCCCAAGGCAAAGCCAATCTACACGCCCCCTGGCTGGGTATCTCGGCGTTCGTGTCCCTGTCGGTGATGCTGACGTTGCTGGTGTTTGTCGGCGAAGCGGTGCGCGATGCTTTTGACCCGAGGAAAAACTGA
- the serS gene encoding serine--tRNA ligase — protein MLDPKRVRSQTEEIARRLAIKNFTFDTAAFEQLEERRRGLQVRTETLQGEQNKKSKSIGKAKASGEDIQPLLDEVDDLKARKSQAEDQLRELQEELNHFLAAIPNVPDEGVPAGKDDDDNVELRTWGTPRVFSFEPQDHVALGEALNGMDFETATNLAHSRFVVMRGQVARLHRALAQFMLDLHTEEHGYTEAYVPYLVNAEALFGTGQLPKFEADLFRVESEKPLYLIPTAEVPVTNLIADSILDAAELPLKMVCHTPCFRSEAGSYGRDTRGMIRQHQFDKVELVQVVRPEDSDAALDALTGHAEKVLQLLELPYRTMALCGGDMGFSAARTYDLEVWLPGQQKFREISSCSNTRDFQARRMQARWRNPETGKPEPVHTLNGSGLAVGRALIAVMENYQQEDGSITVPDVLKPYMRSLDKIG, from the coding sequence ATGCTCGACCCAAAACGCGTCCGCAGCCAAACCGAAGAAATTGCCCGCCGTTTGGCCATCAAAAACTTCACCTTCGATACCGCCGCCTTTGAGCAGCTGGAAGAGCGCCGCCGTGGCCTTCAGGTGCGGACCGAGACCCTGCAAGGCGAGCAGAATAAAAAATCCAAGTCCATCGGCAAAGCCAAAGCCTCTGGCGAAGACATACAACCGTTGCTGGATGAAGTAGACGACCTGAAAGCCCGTAAATCTCAGGCCGAAGACCAACTGCGCGAACTTCAGGAAGAACTGAATCATTTTCTTGCCGCTATCCCGAATGTACCGGATGAAGGCGTGCCCGCGGGTAAAGACGACGATGATAACGTTGAGCTTCGCACCTGGGGCACGCCTCGCGTGTTTTCGTTCGAGCCGCAAGACCACGTTGCTCTGGGTGAAGCTCTGAATGGAATGGACTTTGAGACGGCGACGAATCTGGCGCACTCGCGTTTTGTGGTGATGCGTGGTCAAGTGGCCCGCCTGCATCGCGCATTGGCGCAGTTCATGCTGGATTTGCACACCGAAGAGCACGGCTACACCGAAGCTTACGTGCCTTATTTGGTGAACGCCGAAGCACTGTTTGGCACCGGCCAGCTGCCAAAATTTGAAGCAGACCTGTTCCGTGTAGAGAGTGAAAAGCCGCTTTACCTTATTCCCACCGCGGAAGTGCCGGTGACCAACCTGATCGCCGACAGCATTCTGGATGCCGCTGAATTGCCGTTGAAAATGGTCTGTCACACGCCTTGTTTTCGCAGTGAGGCTGGCTCTTACGGCCGTGATACCCGTGGTATGATTCGCCAGCACCAGTTCGACAAGGTAGAGCTGGTTCAGGTTGTGCGGCCTGAAGATTCCGACGCAGCGCTGGATGCATTGACTGGCCACGCTGAAAAAGTATTGCAGCTGCTGGAGTTGCCGTACCGCACCATGGCTCTGTGTGGCGGCGATATGGGTTTTTCTGCTGCTCGCACTTACGATCTGGAGGTATGGCTGCCAGGGCAGCAGAAGTTCCGTGAGATTTCTTCCTGTTCCAATACCCGGGACTTTCAAGCCCGCCGTATGCAGGCGCGCTGGCGCAACCCGGAAACCGGCAAGCCAGAGCCAGTGCACACCCTCAACGGCTCAGGTCTGGCCGTTGGCCGTGCTCTGATTGCGGTGATGGAAAACTATCAGCAGGAAGACGGCAGCATTACAGTGCCGGACGTTCTGAAGCCGTATATGCGTAGTCTGGACAAGATCGGCTAA
- a CDS encoding DUF1631 family protein, producing MPLKPSQLPASQAKATDYGATEQVLSNIRVPDLPYPVSGDCDTQADAWRALMAQFWQQQSDGRVNDLISAEGGVFSVRQVNAAYLADRLMDVFLTSSGFHLELVRRLARTRFYLAWQLNETGSAAFSDSLLAAFDGLQYWRGWSPGAGRSARVLADQLGDMTVAITEAFVQQEIVNADDFFRRWSELIRRQKNQTNHLHDRLLATEQGAARQRYADQTARALVSRALHGRRLPATFNEFIEKYWLPLLIRALRDGGMDGSDFRHGRKLLEWLVWFGDPALSDGQRDRLYQVGEQMTDRLLDVWQCIMDSALSANTLYRIQLAMMERMRESSNGELQSTDACIGAIAADLRWLSLKTPSATEIDATSGRWYEIHQDSAEQRRYFFAFLPDTAEILWTNGAGVKLGFQDFSEFCAQRERGQIKPLQDSVAFSCVLMQILAVLAAAAAHQKRERTTAAALAHARAEALRRERQQREEEHQQQLEARKVEVERLQLQAEDQRLDKAKAQEEMAWQERLRTAEKQVFGLKPGHWIMILDPLITEAGVERMKLAMRLSTRRKMVFVDRFGLNQRELQEQELVEYIVAEQIRVLGSGVNFDDTLSDVVGRIRGGHYSG from the coding sequence ATGCCTTTAAAGCCGTCACAGCTACCCGCCAGTCAGGCGAAGGCGACAGATTACGGTGCAACGGAACAGGTGCTCAGCAATATTCGAGTGCCGGATTTACCGTATCCGGTGAGTGGCGACTGCGATACTCAGGCCGATGCGTGGCGCGCGTTGATGGCTCAGTTCTGGCAACAGCAAAGCGATGGGAGGGTGAACGACCTGATCAGTGCCGAAGGCGGCGTGTTTAGCGTACGACAGGTTAATGCAGCCTACTTGGCTGATCGGTTGATGGATGTCTTTCTGACCAGCAGTGGCTTTCATCTGGAACTTGTACGCCGCCTGGCTCGTACACGTTTTTATTTAGCCTGGCAGCTGAATGAAACGGGTTCGGCGGCCTTCAGTGACAGCTTGCTGGCTGCGTTTGACGGCTTGCAGTATTGGCGTGGTTGGAGCCCCGGCGCCGGACGTTCGGCGCGGGTGCTGGCCGACCAGCTGGGCGACATGACCGTCGCCATAACAGAGGCGTTTGTGCAGCAAGAAATCGTAAATGCGGATGATTTTTTTCGGCGCTGGAGCGAACTGATTCGGCGTCAGAAAAATCAAACCAACCATTTACATGATCGACTGTTGGCCACGGAGCAGGGTGCGGCCCGCCAGCGTTATGCCGACCAGACCGCGCGGGCGCTGGTTAGCCGGGCGTTGCACGGCCGGCGCTTGCCAGCCACGTTCAATGAGTTTATTGAAAAGTATTGGTTGCCGCTGTTAATCCGTGCACTGCGCGATGGCGGTATGGACGGCAGCGATTTCCGCCACGGGCGCAAGCTGTTGGAATGGTTGGTGTGGTTTGGTGACCCGGCGCTATCTGATGGTCAGCGCGACCGCCTGTACCAGGTGGGCGAACAGATGACAGACCGTTTGCTAGACGTGTGGCAGTGCATCATGGACTCGGCGCTGTCAGCTAACACCCTTTACCGCATCCAGCTGGCGATGATGGAACGCATGCGCGAGAGCAGCAACGGTGAGCTACAATCTACAGATGCGTGCATTGGTGCTATAGCGGCTGACCTGCGCTGGTTGAGCTTAAAAACCCCGTCAGCCACCGAAATAGACGCAACTTCCGGGCGCTGGTACGAAATACATCAAGATAGTGCCGAGCAACGCCGTTACTTTTTTGCTTTTCTGCCCGACACCGCCGAAATTTTGTGGACTAACGGCGCAGGTGTGAAGCTGGGTTTTCAGGATTTCAGCGAGTTTTGTGCTCAGCGCGAGCGCGGCCAGATTAAACCTTTGCAAGACAGTGTGGCGTTCAGCTGTGTACTAATGCAGATACTCGCGGTTCTGGCCGCGGCAGCGGCGCACCAGAAACGCGAGCGGACGACTGCGGCAGCGTTAGCGCACGCTCGGGCAGAGGCGTTGCGTCGCGAGCGACAGCAACGCGAAGAGGAGCACCAGCAACAACTGGAAGCGCGCAAAGTAGAAGTGGAGCGCTTGCAGCTTCAGGCTGAAGATCAACGCCTTGACAAGGCGAAGGCGCAAGAAGAAATGGCTTGGCAGGAGCGCCTGCGGACGGCTGAAAAACAGGTTTTCGGGCTGAAACCGGGGCACTGGATTATGATTCTTGACCCCTTGATTACCGAAGCCGGCGTTGAGCGTATGAAGCTGGCCATGCGCCTGAGTACCCGCCGTAAAATGGTGTTTGTAGACCGTTTTGGGCTGAATCAACGTGAGCTACAGGAGCAGGAACTGGTTGAGTACATTGTGGCCGAACAGATTCGTGTACTGGGCAGCGGTGTGAATTTTGACGACACGCTGAGCGACGTTGTTGGCCGCATAAGGGGAGGGCATTACAGTGGCTGA
- a CDS encoding replication-associated recombination protein A, which yields MQDSLFAISGGFRPLAARMRPTRLADYVGQPHLVGPGKPLRRAVEQGQLHSMILWGPPGVGKTTFAQLLANVSDLAFESVSAVLSGVKDIRAAVERARARKQGSGQDTLLFVDEVHRFNKSQQDAFLPHIEDGTFIFVGATTENPSFELNSALLSRTRVYVLKNLEDDDIQRLLIRALSAEEGFGGRLRVAEDVLAMMASAASGDARRALNILEVAADLAEPDVDGVDSVSEDQLELVMQTSLRRFDKGGDVFYDQISALHKSVRGSDPDGSLYWMCRMLDGGCDPLYVARRLVRIASEDIGNADPRALQLTLEAWDTQERLGSPEGELALAQAVIYLAMAPKSNAVYKAFNQCMADIRQDKDFEVPVHLRNAPTQLMKSMGHGESYRYAHDEPDAFAAGEGYLPEAISKRRYYEPVARGLEIKLAEKRQRLDQLNAASPRKRYS from the coding sequence ATGCAAGATAGCCTGTTTGCCATTAGCGGTGGATTTCGCCCGTTGGCCGCACGCATGCGGCCAACTCGGTTGGCAGACTATGTGGGTCAGCCCCATCTGGTTGGGCCCGGCAAACCGCTACGGCGGGCGGTGGAACAGGGTCAGCTGCATTCAATGATTCTGTGGGGCCCGCCCGGGGTGGGCAAAACCACCTTCGCCCAATTGCTGGCTAACGTGAGTGACCTGGCCTTTGAAAGCGTATCTGCGGTACTCAGCGGGGTAAAAGACATACGCGCGGCTGTTGAGCGTGCGCGGGCACGCAAGCAGGGCAGCGGTCAGGACACCTTGCTGTTTGTGGACGAAGTTCACCGCTTCAATAAAAGCCAGCAAGACGCCTTTTTACCGCACATTGAAGACGGTACCTTTATTTTTGTGGGTGCCACCACCGAAAATCCGTCTTTCGAGTTAAACAGTGCGCTGCTGTCCCGCACCCGCGTTTACGTATTGAAAAACTTGGAAGATGACGACATTCAGCGCTTGCTTATCCGCGCGTTAAGCGCCGAGGAAGGCTTTGGTGGTCGCCTGCGGGTAGCCGAGGACGTATTGGCGATGATGGCCAGCGCCGCCAGCGGCGACGCCCGCAGGGCACTGAATATTCTGGAAGTGGCCGCCGATCTGGCGGAGCCAGACGTTGACGGTGTCGACAGCGTCAGTGAAGACCAGCTTGAGCTGGTGATGCAAACCAGTCTGCGTCGTTTCGATAAAGGCGGCGACGTTTTTTACGACCAGATTTCGGCGTTGCACAAGTCGGTAAGGGGGTCTGATCCAGACGGCTCGCTTTATTGGATGTGCCGTATGCTTGACGGCGGCTGCGACCCGCTATACGTGGCCCGCCGGCTGGTGCGCATCGCCAGTGAAGACATAGGTAACGCCGATCCCAGGGCGCTGCAGCTGACCCTCGAAGCTTGGGATACCCAAGAGCGCCTGGGTTCACCCGAAGGTGAACTTGCGCTGGCGCAAGCGGTGATTTACCTGGCTATGGCGCCAAAAAGCAACGCTGTTTATAAGGCGTTTAATCAGTGTATGGCTGACATCCGCCAAGATAAAGACTTCGAAGTACCGGTACATCTGCGCAACGCACCTACCCAATTGATGAAATCCATGGGCCACGGCGAATCTTATCGTTACGCTCATGACGAACCCGACGCTTTTGCGGCCGGTGAAGGTTACTTACCTGAAGCCATTAGCAAGCGCCGGTATTATGAGCCGGTGGCTCGCGGCCTCGAAATCAAACTCGCTGAAAAACGCCAGCGCCTGGACCAGCTGAACGCCGCCAGCCCACGCAAACGCTATAGCTGA
- a CDS encoding PilZ domain-containing protein, whose product MADKDYIFGLANDARSPDNRFDYRLCAQAKAVIHLETAESVQYTDRKQVLACPVRDLSASGLRLWSAYSLPVGAFVPALIHLVDGQPDYHLTLEIVWCEPELVEASEPPTGYLAGCRVLESGGTDAVEWLEAVAMAMLKA is encoded by the coding sequence GTGGCTGACAAGGACTATATTTTCGGCCTGGCGAATGACGCTCGGTCTCCGGATAATCGTTTTGATTATCGCCTTTGCGCCCAGGCTAAAGCGGTGATCCATCTTGAAACCGCCGAGTCTGTGCAATACACCGACCGGAAACAGGTTCTGGCCTGTCCGGTGCGGGACCTGTCCGCGTCTGGGTTGCGGTTATGGAGCGCTTATTCGTTGCCTGTGGGGGCTTTTGTTCCGGCTCTAATTCACTTGGTGGACGGCCAGCCAGATTACCATTTGACGTTGGAAATCGTCTGGTGCGAGCCTGAACTGGTAGAAGCTTCAGAGCCGCCGACCGGTTACCTAGCTGGCTGTCGGGTGCTTGAATCGGGCGGTACAGATGCAGTGGAATGGCTGGAGGCGGTTGCTATGGCCATGCTGAAAGCCTGA
- a CDS encoding ABC transporter ATP-binding protein, with the protein MAGQKTQPLLSINDLAISFNGQPPLVRGLDIQVHAGETLALVGESGSGKSISALSVLRLLDARHVSYPSGEILFHGENLLKAPENRLRQVRGRQISMIFQEPMTSLNPLHTVEKQISETLALHKGLRGDQARARCIELLQLVGIDDPKSRLASYPHQLSGGQKQRVMIAMALANEPELLIADEPTTALDVTVQKQVLELLQQLQKKLGMAILLITHNLTIVRRYADRVVVMEQGQLVEQAKVKTLFTTPQHPYTKRLLDAEPPESPPARPDIENATLLLRVRELNVRFTTAKTLLGRVKSSFHAVQDVNFELERGQTLGIVGESGSGKTTIGHALLKLTAASGHIDLDGQPLANLNQKQFRPFRKRIQIVFQDPFGSLSPRMSIAEIVQEGLEIHTPDTPEAQDALVVQALTDVGLKPQDRHRYPHEFSGGQRQRVAIARALVLQPDLIILDEPTSALDRTVQKQVIELLQSLQRKYALSYIFISHDLAVVRALSHKLLVLQHGRIVEYGKAAEIFAAPEQPYTRELLSAAFFYQKTLD; encoded by the coding sequence ATGGCGGGTCAAAAAACACAGCCGTTATTATCCATTAATGACCTGGCCATTAGCTTTAACGGCCAACCGCCGCTGGTGCGAGGCCTGGACATTCAGGTACACGCCGGAGAAACCCTGGCTCTGGTCGGTGAAAGTGGTTCTGGCAAATCCATTTCAGCGCTGTCTGTATTGCGCCTGTTGGATGCCCGCCACGTTAGTTATCCCAGCGGCGAGATTCTGTTCCACGGTGAAAACCTGTTAAAAGCCCCGGAAAACCGTCTGCGCCAGGTGCGCGGACGCCAGATCAGTATGATTTTCCAGGAGCCGATGACCTCGCTGAACCCGCTGCACACCGTGGAAAAACAAATCAGCGAAACACTGGCCTTGCACAAAGGCCTGCGCGGTGACCAGGCCAGGGCCCGCTGCATAGAGCTGCTGCAGTTGGTCGGTATAGACGATCCGAAAAGCCGCCTGGCCAGCTACCCGCACCAGTTATCTGGCGGGCAGAAACAGCGGGTAATGATCGCTATGGCGCTGGCCAACGAGCCGGAATTGCTGATCGCTGACGAGCCCACCACCGCACTGGACGTAACTGTTCAAAAGCAGGTCTTGGAACTGTTGCAGCAGTTACAGAAAAAACTGGGCATGGCCATTTTGCTGATCACCCACAATTTGACCATTGTGCGCCGCTATGCTGACCGGGTGGTGGTGATGGAACAAGGCCAGTTAGTGGAACAGGCCAAAGTTAAAACTCTGTTTACAACGCCACAGCATCCGTATACCAAGCGCCTGCTAGACGCCGAACCACCCGAATCACCGCCTGCCAGACCTGACATTGAAAATGCAACGCTACTGCTGCGGGTTCGTGAGTTGAATGTGCGTTTTACCACGGCCAAAACCCTGCTAGGGCGCGTAAAATCGAGCTTCCATGCGGTACAAGACGTTAATTTCGAGCTGGAGCGGGGCCAGACTCTGGGCATTGTGGGCGAAAGCGGCAGCGGCAAAACCACCATTGGCCACGCTCTGTTGAAACTGACAGCGGCCAGCGGTCATATTGACCTGGATGGCCAGCCCTTGGCGAACCTGAACCAGAAACAGTTCCGCCCTTTCCGCAAACGCATTCAGATTGTTTTTCAGGATCCGTTTGGCAGTCTTAGCCCGCGCATGTCGATTGCCGAGATTGTTCAGGAAGGGCTTGAAATTCATACGCCAGATACCCCTGAAGCCCAAGACGCGCTGGTGGTGCAGGCGCTGACGGACGTTGGTTTAAAACCGCAGGACCGCCACCGTTACCCGCACGAATTTTCCGGCGGTCAGCGCCAGCGTGTAGCCATTGCCAGGGCTCTGGTTTTGCAGCCGGATTTGATCATTCTGGACGAGCCAACTTCGGCTCTGGACCGAACCGTGCAAAAGCAAGTGATTGAGCTGTTACAATCGCTTCAGCGAAAATATGCGCTAAGTTACATTTTTATCAGTCACGACCTGGCGGTGGTTCGGGCGCTGAGCCACAAACTGTTGGTTTTGCAGCATGGCCGTATTGTGGAATATGGCAAAGCCGCCGAGATATTTGCCGCACCTGAACAACCGTACACACGGGAGCTGCTGAGTGCAGCCTTCTTTTATCAGAAAACTTTAGACTAA
- the lolA gene encoding outer membrane lipoprotein chaperone LolA — translation MANKSTTGVLKQLATALFAMILTSAATAAVSDDLQKEGLHKDAATQLAALLRGYQTYQADFIQIVVGNGGESVQESHGSMKAKRPGMFYWESKAPMAQYIVSNGDEVSVYDPDLEQVTVHKLNSDVQATPALLLSGEVDNLAQTYDVSTRRMGDNIREFTLTPKSPDSLFVALRMSFFDGQLQEMRMEDSLSQISIMSFDDIVLNADIAASVFKLDYPAGVDIIRDGS, via the coding sequence ATGGCGAATAAAAGCACAACAGGTGTTTTGAAACAGCTGGCCACAGCGCTGTTCGCAATGATTCTGACCAGCGCGGCAACGGCGGCTGTCAGTGACGATTTACAAAAAGAGGGACTGCATAAAGACGCGGCGACTCAGCTGGCTGCGTTGTTGAGGGGTTACCAGACATACCAGGCTGACTTTATTCAAATTGTGGTGGGCAACGGCGGCGAGAGCGTTCAGGAAAGCCACGGCTCTATGAAGGCCAAGCGTCCGGGAATGTTTTACTGGGAAAGCAAAGCGCCTATGGCCCAGTACATCGTCAGTAACGGCGACGAGGTGTCGGTGTACGATCCAGACCTGGAGCAGGTTACCGTGCACAAGCTAAACAGCGATGTGCAGGCCACGCCGGCTTTGCTGCTGAGCGGTGAGGTGGATAACCTGGCGCAGACCTATGACGTCTCTACCCGCAGGATGGGCGACAACATTCGCGAATTTACGCTAACGCCTAAAAGCCCGGATTCACTGTTCGTCGCGTTGCGGATGTCGTTTTTTGACGGGCAGCTGCAGGAAATGCGAATGGAAGATTCCCTGTCGCAAATCAGTATTATGAGCTTTGATGACATTGTGCTGAACGCGGATATAGCAGCGTCGGTATTCAAGCTGGACTACCCGGCCGGTGTGGATATTATCCGTGACGGTAGCTAA
- a CDS encoding 3-deoxy-7-phosphoheptulonate synthase, with the protein MSGTKLENLNVASQETLMPPETLKQDLPLTDKAAATVAKGRQDIYNIMDGTDHRLFLVLGPCSIHDVDAALDYARRLKKLADEVSDTLLIVMRVYFEKPRTTVGWKGLINDPRLDDTFDIQQGLHIGRKLLIDISELGLPTATEALDPISPQYLQDAISWSAIGARTTESQTHREMSSGLSMAIGFKNGTDGNLDVAVNAMKSVSHPHSFLGINQQGQVAIIRTKGNNYGHVVLRGGGGKPNYDSVNVALCEQALEKSGLRKAIMVDCSHANSSKDPAIQSLVMNDVSNQILDGNTSIQSLMIESNINWGNQSIPQNLADLKYGVSVTDACIDWDTTEKAVHEMRNKLKDVLPKRARA; encoded by the coding sequence ATGTCAGGCACGAAATTAGAGAACCTGAACGTGGCGAGCCAGGAAACACTGATGCCGCCTGAAACACTTAAACAAGATCTGCCGCTTACAGACAAAGCAGCCGCCACCGTGGCGAAAGGTCGCCAGGATATCTACAACATTATGGACGGCACCGATCACCGGCTGTTTCTGGTGTTAGGCCCCTGCTCCATTCACGATGTTGATGCCGCTCTGGATTATGCCCGGCGCCTGAAAAAGCTGGCTGACGAAGTAAGCGACACACTGCTGATTGTGATGCGTGTCTATTTTGAAAAACCGCGCACCACCGTTGGCTGGAAAGGTCTGATTAACGATCCCCGGCTGGACGACACTTTTGATATTCAGCAGGGCCTCCACATTGGCCGAAAACTGCTTATTGATATCAGCGAACTGGGCCTGCCCACGGCCACCGAGGCGCTAGACCCCATTTCCCCGCAGTATCTTCAAGATGCGATCTCCTGGTCGGCCATTGGTGCTCGCACCACCGAATCTCAAACCCACCGGGAAATGAGCAGCGGCTTGTCTATGGCCATTGGCTTTAAAAATGGCACCGATGGCAATCTAGACGTTGCCGTAAACGCCATGAAATCCGTGTCTCACCCCCACAGCTTTTTGGGTATAAACCAGCAAGGCCAGGTTGCCATTATTCGCACCAAAGGCAACAACTACGGCCACGTGGTTCTGCGCGGTGGTGGTGGCAAACCTAATTATGATTCAGTCAACGTGGCCCTGTGCGAACAGGCTCTAGAGAAGTCTGGCCTGCGGAAAGCCATCATGGTGGATTGTAGCCACGCTAACTCCAGCAAAGACCCGGCTATTCAATCCCTGGTAATGAACGACGTGTCTAACCAGATTCTGGACGGCAACACCTCCATCCAGAGCCTGATGATTGAAAGCAACATCAACTGGGGTAACCAGTCGATCCCGCAGAATTTGGCAGACCTGAAGTATGGCGTATCGGTTACCGATGCCTGTATTGACTGGGACACCACCGAAAAAGCAGTTCACGAGATGCGTAACAAGCTCAAAGATGTGCTGCCAAAACGCGCCAGGGCTTAA